The sequence CTGTTTGTTTCCGAGGAAAATTGTGCATCTTAGCCTAGACAGCTATACGATtcgttctattttttttccccctaaaatactatttttcatcaaactttaaaaagttcttttttataaaactatttaaaagttatttttagtccctaaatttttgaaaatgtttcaCTTTTTGActtaaacttaaatatattttcatcactaaattattgaattttttttcctattttgtctctaaaatattgatttttttttttttttttttacaaaatctagggacaaaaaaagaattttttaaagtttagagacaaaaaacAACTTTCGGTAAAGTTTAGTTATCAACAgcaatattttaacttttttcttttggtgtaTGTGGAAAGTATAAAGGTATTGAATTCCTGTGTTTAAGCAATCAAACAAGCAGAGAGCGTAAAAGAAATTCAATATTATTTAGTCCATCGTATATGTAATCTGTTCTCCATTAGTAATGATGTCTAATTGATTTTTAGATATGTTCATTTTCATcgttaattttgtattaattttctttagaaaGGATTATGAAGTTGTCATTGTTATCAAAACTTAGGTGTAAAATATGGGTGATTccttaatttttagatttatttgGTTTTAAACCCTAAATAATTGAGGGCATTCCTTTTAAGGTTCTTCGTAAAAGTAATGAGCCTCACTCAAATGGCACATTTTATTCTCATTAGTGTGGGTGGAGGGTAAGGTTATTGGGTCAAATTTCACCGGGTGCGGCTGTaactcaccaccaccaccaccaccaccaacaacaacaactaggtcttagtcccaaaatttgggGTCGGCTATGGATATTCGACAAATTAGATTGGGTTGGCCACATGATAGTAGGGGATGCTCCAACATTTATTTGTATAATTGTATTGGATCCATATCATAAGAGAGTGACTAAATTTTATGCTAATCGTCAACCTACCACAACCCTCCTCCCTTACCCGGGCTTGGGACTGGCGGTGGACTAAAATTATGTCACTAAGCACAAACACAGGTAATCTTTGCTTATctaaaaagtgaaataaaagtATTGCAAGGAGAATTTGGTGATCAAAAgatttaattttaagaaaaagagagcaTAAATAATGTTccatttatgaaaattttatactATAACAACCATTGGGTACAAAAATTAACAGCTAAAAAAGTCTTGATGggactaaaaatattttatccttAATGGGTCCAAAGCAAGAAGAAAGCCATCACTTTTCCAATTCTTTCTTTAGTTGCTAAACATTGTGCACCTTCTGCTTGCTATGTTTGGTACATTCatgaagaactttgcaagaAAGTAATGAATCAACGGATTCGGCTGTAAACAAGTACAATGAATCAATGAATTCATACATCTTGGGAGGTCTACGTGCATTCAAGGACAACCAAAACAGCAACGAATCAATGGATTGAGATTTGAATCTCTCTCTGTAGAAAGTTCCTGttcttctaacatttttttatttctctccctccataTATGCCACAATAAACAAGGACCAACATTTTAAACTCTATTCCTGAAAGTCTTTGAACTATGTCACTAACATTGAAGCAATCTTTTCACTGTCTTAGTCATCATGCACTTCACCTAACCCTCCTGTGCTTATTGGCGTGCTAGCAATTTCCATTCTACTAGATGGtatttttttctcctcctcTATACCTTCCCATAGGAACTCCTTTTGTAATTTCTCCCTCTATTAGCAACATTTACTATCATAGTGAAAAGGGACATGAAGTAGATAGGCAAATTTGAGCAAGTATTCTATATAATAGCAAGGACAAATTACAGTAAAGCTACATGTGGTTAGGCCCATTTTTACCTTACCTACTTGTGGTTCAAAACTTGACACTTTATCCGCTTGAGGTCACCTCTGTTAGGGACTCCGTAACCAcctttattaaaaatgggttaaatttgtattatttttccGCTTTTACGTATCTCTcctctctaaaaaaagaaaaaaaaaactaaaaggagaaaacaaaatcaaaaggtgaggattttgtaaaaattaatatttggaacCCTATATTCAAAACTCCTAGCAACAATTACAAGaatgcaaaaaaattaaacaaaaaacccacaatAAATCTTAGCAATAGGATCGGAtcttatttttgtgtgttttataCCCATCAAATGGATCAAATAGCTAGGATCTAAAGCCAATTTTTACACTATATCAAAGAATGAATTTGAAGACAATGGAAACTACTCTGCCATCTCAATGACAAACTACTTGTTTCAATTGACTTTATGCAGTGTTGAGCTCGAAAGatgtgatggtttttttttcctggttagAGGTCAATGTGTTTGCTTCGAACTCCTTTGATTAATGGCTGGGCTGCCAGCAACAATGGATTTGTCTACTTCAAGATGTCACTGGGTAGCTTTGATGGGTTGGTGACTAATGGTTTTTACTGGGTTTTTGATGTTTGTTGGAAGCTAGGTTCAAAATGTTGGCTGAGTTTGAAGGGTTTACTTCGAATATTTTGGGTTTGAATGGCTGGGTTTGAAGTGTTTGAATGGTTTTTACTGGGTTTTTGATGTTTGTTGGTATGAACGGCTGAGTTTACttaaaatatttctaatttgAGGGGCTAGTTAGATTGAATTGGTTTTTTTCGCTGGAGGGGCTAGTTGATTGaatgggtttttaatttttttataaatttgatggGTTTCTTAGTTTGAGGAGATCTGGTTTTATTTATACTAAGTTCTGGGGGAATAACAGTCATTAGAGAACAAAACACAAAGACGATCAACCAGCTACAGAAAAAAAGCTGTTTGTAATTCACTTCTACACAATGTCCTTGCTGTCTGTGAGGAATATGAGTTGTTTGTAACCCAAAATCTTTGCTGCAATTACTGCATCTCAAACCGCAAGGAGGATAGTCTCTTGGGTGGTTTGGGCAAAGGCTTTTGACTCCTTTGAAGATCATTCTCCCATCTTTAGCAATTGCTTCGATTGCATACCTTGACCTCTTAAGCCTTTTGTGTTTGTTCCTCACACCAGCAACTTGGATAATTAGTTTCCAAATTTTCCCAAAACTGGATAGGATTCTTGGCTTTGTCTCTTCCTTCTTTAAgttttttctatatttgataATTAGCTGACAATGTCTTTGTTTGGTCTAATGGGTTggttaaatttgaatttgaatttgctaGGGGCATCTCGATTTCAATGATGGCTGTTGCTACTTCTATTGGTACCAATTTCATTGTGTCTTATTGACAGAGAGATCtgcttcaaaatttgaattgaatAGAACCACTTaagttcttctcaaaaaaataaaggttaaATGCAAAAGTGCTGGAGTTGGTTCCAAATTTAATCTCAAAGCTGTCATTGAATTGTAATTGTTTGGAATTTCATCTGAAATGTTCATCTATATTTGCAAAAATTCTAGTTTTTTGATTTgtgttatgttatgtttttgTGATAAAAGTTGTTTTAAACGGAAAAGCTAAAGGTGGGTTACGGGAGACAATTAGAGGTAATCTTAGGTGGACAAAGTGTCAAGTTTTAAACTACGGGCAAACAAGGTGAAAATGATGAGTTTACTGTAATTTGTCCTAATAATAACTTGACCAAAGAGAGAATTTCCCCCACCCATTATTGGCAGGGATGGCAGGCTCAAGATCATTCCATGTGGAGTCAAAAGATCTTTTAACTCAAATtagaggggaggggggggggggggtgggggagtGGTATACACCTTCGAATCTATGAGAGGGAAAATATTTCTTACGGTTTGTCTTTATGCGAAAGGGTTCTGTGGTTATGGAAGAATTTAGAGGTGGTGATTGATAGGCAACAACAATAGTTTGTGAAGAGAACAAGGGAACAAAGCCTATGAGTTTCATAGAAATTCTAACGCATTTGGGCGTTATGTTGTGGTGATAACTGATAAGTAGACTTTCAAACTTCTGGAAAAGGGCCATATTTTATGCTCATTTTGATAATACATTTTTTCCTTAAGATTTTTAACTGTAAAAACTGTGCATCATTTGCCTGATTCCTAAGGCGtgtttgaagttattgtttcaTTGCAATTAATGCTAACTCAAGTTGATCAATGATGGGTTATCATGCAGAATATGGGACGCACCATCAATTTGGAAAGATTGGGGATGGCATTCGACTTTGTAAGttcagaatatatttttaatttagcaCTGTAACATCTAACATAGGCTTGGCTTTGTGAAACAGTTTTTGACACACGAGTTTCTCTTCTTGTTCAAATattggccattttttttttctgagtgGAAACTATTGGCCATTGGAAGGGTTTAATGTTGTTAATATGCAGGGGCAAATATTGATCCTGACCTTCTATTGGCGGTTTTTCTTCCTGCACTTCTTTTTGAGAGTTCATTTTCAATGGAGGTGCACCAAATAAAGGTTTCATTTCTCTATCTTTTAGTACTAGTCATTTGTGTTTTGGTTATTGGAAATTTGGAAAATTTCTTTGGTACATCCAAATAGTAGACTTGCAgatttaccccccccccccctacaCAACACACATTTCCTGCTCACACATATTGATATAACACATGGCtccaaaattacttttttctttgtgCTCAAGGGAGATATGTGATCATGACTGAGATTATGAATAATATGTCAACTCCTAGAGTGGAAGATGTAGAAATTCACCAAGTGAATTTATAAGATGGATGATAATATCAGTTAGGAATATGGTTGGAAGCTCAAGGTTTTTGTGGAGACAATCCATAACAAATTCGTTATTTAACGCCATGTTTTGTGGAGATAACTCTCCGCCAAAGATGGGTAACTTCATGCCCATaacgccacaaccatttccctaaTAAAGCTTGAATGACGCCACACTTTTTATCCCCAAAGCACCCAATTTAACAGGCaaacacaccttatcccaagccaccaaaggatatttgaaactCCCCTCAAAAGACCCCAAAAGAAAATTCCTCTGAATACTTTCCATTCTAGCAGCCACAACTTTAGGAATAGTGAATAGAGATAAAAAGTACGTAGGAAGACTTGGGAGAATACTTTTTAGTAAAGtgagcctaccacccttagataGTAGAGACGCTTCCACTCTGATAGTTTCTTTTCCATCTTCTCCAgaataggattccaaatcgaAGTTGCCTTCAAAGAAGTTCCCAACGGcatccccaaatatttcataggcaGACTCCCCACTATACATTGAAGAATACTAGCCAATGCAACTAGATTATTCACCTCCCCAACGGGGACAATCTCACTTTTCTCAACATTGATCTTCAAACCCATAAAAGCCTGAAAACAAGACAACGCCAACCTTATGGACAACAACTGTTCCCTAGAGGCATCACAAAATAAGATAGTGTCTTCTGCAAACAACAAATGGGAAATCTGCACACCAACCAAATTCATTGCTCCCACTTGAAAACCCCAAATAAGGTTattctcctttttcttcttcaaaattctaCTTAAAACCTCCATTATCAAGAGAAACAAAAGCGGGGATAAATGGTCTTCTTGTCTCAACCAACGAGAGCTTCTAAAAAATCCTTCAGGGGATCCATTTACCAGGTCTAAAAAGTGAACAGAAGTAACACAAGTCTTAATCCACCCCCTCCatttcaacccaaaacccaTCATGTCCAACAGATAAAACAAGGCTTCTCAGTTTACATGGTCATATACTTTTTCAATATCAAGCTTGCAGACCACACCAGGTAACCGACTCTTCAACCTACTATCCAGACACTCATTTGCAATGAGCGTTGAATCCAGAATTTGCCTACCACCAACAAACGAATTTTGAGTTTCAGAGATAAGTTTATCCAAAACCGCCCTCAATCTGTTAGCCAACACCTTGGACAACAACTTGTACACATTGCCCACCAAACTGATAGGGTGGAAGTCCATAATGTTAACAACATTACTCTTCTTAGGAATTTAAAATGAGAATGAAGCATTCATAGACCGTTCAAACATAGAGTGCCGATGAAAATAATCAAAGAAATCCATGACATCCTTTTCCACAACACTCTAGCAATTGTGAAAGAAAGCCATGGTGAACCCATCATGACAAGGGACTTTATCACCTTCCATCTCCCCTAAGACCTGGATAACTTCCTCCTTAGTGAACTCCTTCTCTAAGGTCAGCCCTCATACAGCCCCTGATAGAATAGAACTAACTGAGATAACCAATTTAATCTTTGCTTTTCCTGGAACTCTTGGCTGCCTGCCTCATATGATAGTGATCCAAtgatttaacttttcttttcttttggcatCTGTATGGGATAACCAATGTTTGCTTATAAAATGATTTACTATCAGACAATTATAAACTGCTGTACGCACAACAAAGCAACTTCTTGAGAGTTAATGGCCTGTGCTTCCTATTGGCAATAGACTTTGTCTTGGCTTGATGAGGAAATTAgcaaggagttttttttttttttgataagtaatattacttcattgaaaaaagaaaacaatacaaaaaaacCTAAGCACACAGGCAGTGTCCTAAGGAACAGAAAAAACTGTGAAAACTATAAATCAAAGAAGAACGACTATCTAACAAATCTGtcaaagaattaaagaaaaacaccCGAAGCATTTGTCCACTCTAgcaaagattgaagaaaaaacaatttcatatcATGAGTTGATCTCTCGCATCCTCCAAAAGTACGAGCATTCCTCTTCCATGAAATTCCCCACATAATACAATGAGGAATCATACTCCAAATCACCAAGGACTTACGTCTGCTACATTTATACGACTAGGTTGCTAGAAGATCCACAACATTGCATGACATAACCCAATGAACaccaaatgaagaaaaaacCATATTCCACAACTCTCTAGATTCCATTGGGCTTGTTCAAACCATCATAATCTCAACTTTTATTTGCACCTTAATAGTATAGAGCTTttcaaagaatttaaaaaacCCTATTTAGCTCCttgatttgtataattttttatgtacataTATTTACTTGTTTGGAGCAATCTTAACTTCATACAGGTTATCTAATGatgatttttaacattttcagaATTTACATGATTTGGCTGGTTTGTCCATTTTTTCTGCAGAGATGCTTAGTACAAATGATTTTACTTGCTGGTCCCGGTGCTCTGATTTCAACCTTCTGTCTTGGAGTTGCTTTAAAGGTATCCTTCACCTTGCTGTTTAGACTCTAGTGTTTGTGTCACGTAATCAAATCTGTAATATCACACTGCAGTTCACTTTCCCGTATGAATGGAGTTGGAAAACATCATTGTTGCTCGGGGGACTTCTGGGTGCTACAGATCCCGTGGCTGTTGTTGCTCTGTTGAAAGAGCTTGGTGCGAGTAAAAAACTAAGTACAATAATTGAAGGGGAGTCCGTGATGAATGACGGGTATTTATATTCAATGCTTTACCACTTTTTTCTTGTATCTATTATCTCCATCGAATTTTGACTGTTTAGCATGTAAAACCAGATGGTTGCTTTGTCATATAtctacatacatatatactgTCCTTGTCCTATAAGTAGTGTCTTACTTTCCTTTCTGGGATGTCTCTAAATGAATGTCAACTTTCAAATACTAAGACTATTTATTTATCTATGTTTCTCATCTTGTCCTTGGCCACTCAAAAAATTACCAAAGCACTAATTGAAGTTGTGCTTACCTTTGGTTGTGTTGGTAACTTTATTATACTTATTCTCATTTCTTAAGTACTTATCAAAAAGGTCATTCCCATTTCTTGAGAACGGTGCCATTTCAACCCAAGACACTTGATTTGGGATTGAGGAATTATTACTTTATTGTTTTCATGATGATGATTATAGTGATGGTGTAGTTATCATTGCCATCATCATAGTTATCATTAACATTGATTTTAATACTATCATGGATAGTGAGAATTACTTCGATATATTATGTCTTACATATTTGGCCTACTTTGAGTTTGCTTGGTTTCCATGTCCAGGGCAGCAATAGTGGTTTATCAGTTATTCTATCGAATGGTCCTTGGACAGAGCTTTGGCTGGGTTGCCATCATCAAATTTCTCACACAAGTCTCGCTTGGGGCGTATGTATCACTTATTTTTATTGCGATGctgacaaaattattttggttaTATGACCCTTTCCTGGTCCAGGGTAGGCATTGGTCTTGCTTTTGGAATAGTCTCTGTTTTGTGGCTTGGGTTTATTTTTAATGACACGGTGATAGAGATCACACTGACACTTGCTGTGAGCTACATTGCGTACTTCACTGTACGTTCCTTACTGAGCTTGGGCACTTTTTTTTTCGAAGTTCATGtgcatttattatatttgaatcTTTGATTGATGTATACAGCATGTTAATGTTGGAGAAATCtgccaaaaaatatattattccAACCTgtctattagtttatttttatataacttgTGTCCCACTTCCTAACACTTAGGTCCTGAGTGAATTCCTGGATCTTAGTCATGATGCCAAATTTGCCCAAAAACTGAAGACGAAGTTCGACAAGGTGGGGGTGAGGATCCTATGGACAACATTTTCTCACACTTGGGGAGTATATACTTATTTTTTCTTAGTCTCATGTTGAAGCTAGCATATACTCCTTTTGGTTGGAATGTCAGGCTCTCATCAACCAGGCTCTGGGTCTTTTGCATTTAGAACATGACATATCACTTAAAGGGCCATTAGGAGTCTCGCATTTCTTGCTTCCAATTTGAACCAACACAaccctataataataataataataataataataataataataacaataattgaTGATGCGAAAAAAATTAGTAGGCTAGATGCTTCAGACTTGAAATGACTACTTGCTGacttgatggcctgaaaaagaaaaaaaagtgatcaaaggtgaccCGGGTTGCTGGCCAAAACCCtctgatggcaaagttagttttctctctatatttttggagttctaactttttaggaaatatcaagcatacctttgtttggtctgaatgagcgtttatatagtgtcctaaagatagttatcaaacttgtaacctccctgAATtcgaggaggtgtgagggttcaaagataacttccacaactgcttaGGAGTTACATACTTCTTACATAACGGTCATTGGAAGTTATGTGTCACGACCCAAATCCGATACCCGAATTTGTGACCATGACCGACATGCTAATATCAAGTTTAAACCTGATATTAACAAGAACCAACTAAACTTTTAACAAaaacttctctctttcttttcattcttattTCTTTACTTCTTTGAATAAATTTTCACTTGATATTCAGAGCATCTACATTGTACTCAAAGAATAACATAATCCACCAgttaataaaattctaaatttcacaTGATACATCTCTTAATACTTTAAGGTACACAACTTTCATTAGATCCTAAAACACATAATACTACAAAACTAAACATCAAATCACTAGTTTGAGATCTAtacttttaaaactaaaactagCTCCTTCCAAAACTCGACTCAAGTTTCTTCTGCTCCAAATTAAAACCTGTTGACTAAAAGTGTGGAAGGGGTGAGCTACACAGCTCAGTAAGGGTAAAACACATAagaatttaataagaatgcatgtaaatcaaatcatttcattttataaatgatCAGATAGGAGAACATCTTTTCATGCATcgtattttatactatttataataataacttatacgTTCTTTATAGGAAAATgattgttcttctttttcttatcaggataatattaccaaaacctttcaggctgaatttcttttatttcttacaaagtcaccatatataattttgattgtttaaaaatcatatacatacatacatacatacatacatatatatgtgtgtatatatatatatatatatattcttgttacaaaataatcattttaacttaaatCAGATAATTGGTGACTTTGTCTTAAACTAGAaacattttaacaaataagaagacttttctttataaatttcttattataaaatattataactttcaTAGTCATAAAACTTAACGTTTC comes from Castanea sativa cultivar Marrone di Chiusa Pesio chromosome 3, ASM4071231v1 and encodes:
- the LOC142629703 gene encoding sodium/hydrogen exchanger 8-like isoform X3: MAIVKEGEPGNPTDAVLFFGISLVLGITCRHLLRGTRVPYTVALLILGIALGSIEYGTHHQFGKIGDGIRLWANIDPDLLLAVFLPALLFESSFSMEVHQIKRCLVQMILLAGPGALISTFCLGVALKFTFPYEWSWKTSLLLGGLLGATDPVAVVALLKELGASKKLSTIIEGESVMNDGAAIVVYQLFYRMVLGQSFGWVAIIKFLTQVSLGALCFVAWVYF
- the LOC142629703 gene encoding sodium/hydrogen exchanger 8-like isoform X1, with protein sequence MAIVKEGEPGNPTDAVLFFGISLVLGITCRHLLRGTRVPYTVALLILGIALGSIEYGTHHQFGKIGDGIRLWANIDPDLLLAVFLPALLFESSFSMEVHQIKRCLVQMILLAGPGALISTFCLGVALKFTFPYEWSWKTSLLLGGLLGATDPVAVVALLKELGASKKLSTIIEGESVMNDGAAIVVYQLFYRMVLGQSFGWVAIIKFLTQVSLGAVGIGLAFGIVSVLWLGFIFNDTVIEITLTLAVSYIAYFTVRSLLSLGTFFFEVHVHLLYLNL
- the LOC142629703 gene encoding sodium/hydrogen exchanger 8-like isoform X2, with product MAIVKEGEPGNPTDAVLFFGISLVLGITCRHLLRGTRVPYTVALLILGIALGSIEYGTHHQFGKIGDGIRLWANIDPDLLLAVFLPALLFESSFSMEVHQIKRCLVQMILLAGPGALISTFCLGVALKFTFPYEWSWKTSLLLGGLLGATDPVAVVALLKELGASKKLSTIIEGESVMNDGAAIVVYQLFYRMVLGQSFGWVAIIKFLTQVSLGAHWSCFWNSLCFVAWVYF